The genomic segment AGAACACCGAATCCTTGTATCGTTTGCAATCAGGAGTTGAAGTTCGGCGCACTTCTTGCCAAAGCACGCGAGCTCGGTGCGGATTATCTTGCAACAGGACATTATGCGCAGATCACGTACGATGAAGCACGTGATGAATATTTTCTCAAAAAAGGTCTCGATCCGAAAAAAGATCAGTCATATGTACTATATCATATGAAACAGGATGTGCTCAGACAGTTCTTGTTTCCGCTCGGTGGTATGGAAAAGAATGAAACGCGTCGCTTGGCAGAAGAGATGGCGCTTCCTGTTGCGCATAAAAAGGAAAGTCAGGATATCTGTTTTATTCCCGACAATGATTACAAGGGCTTCTTGGAACGTCATTGTCCGAAGATGTTCCGCGCAGGGAAGATCATTGATATGAAAGGCAATGTACTTGGTAAGCATAACGGATTGGCTCGCTATACGATCGGTCAGCGCAAAGGGCTCGGTCTGGTAGCACCGCATCCGCTCTATGTTGTCGGCATGGATCAAAAGACGAATACATTGTTCGTTGGTGAGAATAAGGACTTATTTATCCATGACTTGATCGCAGAAGATG from the Selenomonadales bacterium genome contains:
- the mnmA gene encoding tRNA 2-thiouridine(34) synthase MnmA, whose amino-acid sequence is MKKQRVVVAMSGGVDSSLTAALLLRQGYEVIGVTMRLWNDPTLPKTEEDSSKRAVDDAKAVADALGIELHVVDYYDLFAEKIVSYFIREYQRARTPNPCIVCNQELKFGALLAKARELGADYLATGHYAQITYDEARDEYFLKKGLDPKKDQSYVLYHMKQDVLRQFLFPLGGMEKNETRRLAEEMALPVAHKKESQDICFIPDNDYKGFLERHCPKMFRAGKIIDMKGNVLGKHNGLARYTIGQRKGLGLVAPHPLYVVGMDQKTNTLFVGENKDLFIHDLIAEDVSFVAKESPTEPFVAEAKIRYAAPPARARITPMKNGRALVSFDEPQRAMTPGQSVVFYDGDTVLGGGIIREPIREEK